From a region of the Arachis ipaensis cultivar K30076 chromosome B09, Araip1.1, whole genome shotgun sequence genome:
- the LOC110266751 gene encoding uncharacterized protein LOC110266751, which translates to MTYDDLRENLLAFENTYLKKDTKKKGVALKSVTESLKDESSDDSSNYDFVLFAKKFRRMMKQKERNKGGSLRKLKRDLSKVICHNYREAGHYKFDCPNLKKEDKPKREKKKGLMTSWEDLENESEDEEELGSKSQICLMANQTYEVRLIEPTTEDFHLMIDHLNEKIICFLNENYELESQVTILKSENDFLKVKLREAETAVDFVEKNKQLKAEIKGCEYHHSVIANLNFFEKNERLYKEDYPHEFIIGDPSQGITTRSSRKKQANASNIAFLSQMEPLNMKQALEDPSWVKAMEEELSQFEKNEVWTLVPNSNGKKVTGTKWIFKNKLGEDGSVVRNKARLVA; encoded by the exons ATGACCTATGATGATCTGAGAGAAAacctacttgcttttgaaaatacctatttgaaaaaagatactaAAAAGAAAGGAGTTGCTCTCAAATCTGTCACTGAATCCCTGAAAGATGAATCCAGCGATGATTCATCTAACtatgattttgttttgtttgctaagaAATTCAGGAGAATGATGAAGCAAAAGGAACGAAACAAAGGAGGAAGTTTAAGGAAACTTAAGAGGGATTTAAGCAAGGTCATCTGCCACAACTACAGAGAAGCTGGGCATTACAAGTTTGACTGCCCAAATCTGAAGAAAGAGGACAAGccgaaaagagaaaagaagaagggactcaTGACATCTTGGGAAGACTTGGAAAATGAATCTGAGGATGAGGAAGAATTGGGCAGCAAATCTCAAATCTGTCTCATGGCCAATCAAACTTATGAGGTACGTCTCATTGAACCTACTACTGAAGActttcatcttatgatagatcatCTCAATGAAAAAATCATATgcttcttaaatgaaaactatgAACTTGAATCTCAAGTTACCATTCTAAAATCAGAAAATGATTTTCTCAAAGTCAAATTAAGGGAAGCCGAAACTGCTGTTGATTTTGTTGAAAAAAACAAGCAGTTAAAGGCTGAAATTAAGGGCTGTGAATATCATCATTCTGTGATTGCAAATCTAAATTTTTTTGAGAAAAATGAAAGGCTTTATAAAGAG GATTACCCTCATGaattcatcattggtgatccttcACAAGGCATAACCACAAGAtcatcaagaaagaagcaagcaAATGCAAGCAACATTGCCTTCTTGTCCCAAATGGAACCTCTCAATATGAAGCAAGCTCTAGAAGACCCCTCATGGGTTAAAGCCATGGAAGAAGAGCTAtcacaatttgaaaagaatgaggtttggacccTTGTACCGaattcaaatggtaaaaaggTAACCGGTACAAAATGGATattcaaaaataaattgggtgaggatggAAGTGTTGTTCGTAATAAGGCTAGACTAGTAGcctaa
- the LOC107615005 gene encoding uncharacterized protein LOC107615005 has translation MSDRVLLKVYYFGQILLQTSEGVTFVCENPLDLVIPFTISFEELKGVICEKIHSERARRISCILYRNPIQVFGGFVQFQTKYVTDEASMQDMFSMYMENRSQLSFIELYVEFEQSEADQNILREDYNSDSEEEFESNYEVVGPDGDEVPGDGAMAPDVSDVATALANDVPFEEPSFMRVLDLEVMYVPEFPDYINAEILFVADGEFAVGMEFSSREAVIKAIKEYTIRRSVDYRVYESEPLTFYAKCIQYGSGCDWLIRANPALKVKSVIAEVQSKFNYTVSYQKAWLAKQKAVEKIFGGWEASYEALPIWFEAMCHKEPSAVVHFEAMPAYQGDDLVTDIRVLHRVFWSYYPCIRAFRHCKPVVQVDGTHLYGKYKGCLLVAVSQDGNNNIIPIAFAIVEGETSDAWHFFLSNLRQHVVTRDGVGLISDRHESINAAVEKSNGAWSPSRAFHIFCIRHIESNFLRKFKAPYLQKLVVNIGYSRTVREYEVRYQRLRERDKAYTDWLNRIPREQYALAFDGGYRWGHMTTNLVECINSVLKGACNLPVTALVKATFYRLNELFTRKRAEAEARINAGHVFSDVVTSKLHANQLASGNIQVSCFDRQNEVFEVREMPSGLEFAVDLRGLRCDCGEFQVDRIPCRHVFACCANQRLDWQVYVHDVYKMDQVRRVYRARFRPLGNPTTWPAYNGPRFIPNPFLRRVGKGRPKMTRFLNEMDTRMLRRPRRCTLCGAEGHSRSRCRRQGGANANRDH, from the exons ATGAGTGACAGAGTGTTATTGAAGGtatattattttggtcagattttgttacaaacatctGAAGGAGTAACATTTGTTTGTGAAAATCCGTTAGATTTGGTGATTCCTTTTACAATCTCATTTGAAGAGCTCAAGggtgtgatctgtgaaaagatTCATTCTGAGAGGGCAAGAAGGATATCATGTATTCTATACAGAAATCCTATACAAGTGTTTGGTGGATTCGTCCAGTTTCAAACGAAATATGTAACGgacgaagcgagcatgcaagatATGTTTTCCATGTATATGGAAAATCGGAGTCAACTGTCGTTCATCGAGTTGTATGTAGAGTTTGAGCAATCTGAGGCCGACCAGAATATTCTACGGGAGGATTACAATAGCgacagtgaagaagagttcgaaagcaaCTATGAAGTTGTTGGTCCAGATGGAGATGAGGTTCCAGGTGACGGAGCTATGGCTCCGGATGTGTCTGATGTGGCAACTGCTCTAGCAAACGATGtgccgtttgaggagccatcattCATGCGAGTTTTGGATTTGGAAGTCATGTATGTTCCAGAGTTTCCGGATTATATCAATGCAG AAATTCTTTTTgtcgcagatggtgaatttgccGTTGGGATGGAATTTAGTTCCAGGGAAGCTGTTATTAAGGCGATAAAAGAGTATACTATACGAAGAAGCGTAGATTACcgggtgtatgagtctgagccgttGACATTTTATGCGAAGTGTATACAGTATGGGTCagggtgtgattggcttatccGG GCTAACCCCGCCTTAAAGGTAAAATCGGTTATAGCAGAGGTGCAATCGAAGTTCAACTACACTGTTAGTTATCAgaaagcatggttggctaagcaaaagGCAGTGGAAAAAATATTCGGAGGCTGGGAGGCATCGTACGAAGCGTTGcctatatggtttgaggccatgtgtcacaaGGAGCCGTCAGCTGTTGTTCATTTTGAGGCTATGCCTGCATATCAAGGCGATGACTTGGTGACTGATATTCGGGTATTGCATCGTGTCTTTTGGAGTTATTACCCCTGCATTAGAGCTTTCAGACATTGTAAGCCAGTTGTCCAGGTGGATGGGACTCACTTGTACGGAAAGTACAAGGGTTGTCTATTAGTGGCAGTGTCACAGGATGGCAACAACAATATCATCCCAATTGCGTTTGCAATTGTGGAGGGAGAGACTTCAGATGCGTGGCACTTTTTTCTGAGTAACCTTCGTCAGCACGTTGTCACTCGGGATGGTGTGGGACTGATATCCGACCGTCACGAATCCATAAATGCAGCTGTGGAAAAGAGTAACGGGGCTTGGTCACCTTCGAGAGCCTTTCATATATTTTGCATCAGGCACATAGAGTCGAATTTTTTGAGGAAATTCAAGGCGCCGTACTTGCAGAAACTGGTCGTCAACATAG GATATTCGAGGACGGTGCGTGAGTACGAGGTGCGTTACCAACGTTTACGAGAACGGGACAAGGCATACACTGACTGGTTAAACCGAATCCCCCGGGAACAGTACGCGTTGGCTTTTGATGGTGGATATCGATGGGGTCATATGACGACAAATCTGGTGGAATGCATCAACTCAGTATTGAAGGGTGCATGCAATCTCCCCGTGACTGCCCTTGTGAAGGCAACATTCTACAGGCTGAACGAGTTGTTTACCCGAAAAAGAGCGGAGGCGGAAGCCCGGATTAATGCTGGCCATGTGTTTTCCGATGTCGTGACCTCAAAGTTGCATGCAAACCAACTTGCGTCAGGAAACATTCAGGTTAGTTGCTTTGACCGGCAGAATGAGGTCTTTGAGGTGCGTGAGATGCCAAGTGGACTGGAGTTTGCAGTGGACCTACGTGGCCTTCGATGTGATTGTGGTGAGTTTCAGGTGGACCGGATCCCCTGTCGACATGTGTTTGCATGTTGTGCCAACCAGCGACTGGATTGGCAAGTATATGTTCATGATGTGTATAAGATGGACCAAGTTCGGAGGGTGTACCGAGCAAGGTTTAGGCCACTAGGTAACCCCACTACATGGCCTGCTTACAACGGACCTCGGTTCATCCCAAATCCGTTCCTGAGACGCGTCGGGAAAGGTCGCCCAAAAATGACGCgattcttgaatgagatggacacaCGAATGTTACGTCGACCTAGGCGATGTACGCTTTGTGGAGCTGAGGGGCACAGCCGTAGCAGATGCCGTCGGCAAGGTGGTGCAAATGCCAACAGAGATCATTAA